The following are encoded together in the Brassica napus cultivar Da-Ae chromosome A9, Da-Ae, whole genome shotgun sequence genome:
- the LOC106365123 gene encoding abscisic acid receptor PYL2 has product MSSSPVVKGLTDEEHKTLEPVINTYHQFEPDPTTCTSLVAQRIDAPASVVWPLIRSFDNPQRYKHFVKSCRRVSGDGGVGSIREVTVISGIPASTSTERLEFLDDDHRVLSFRVVGGEHRLNNYKSVTSVNEFLNQDSGRVYTVVLESYTVDVPEGNTVEDTRMFVDTVVKLNLQKLGVIATAAPTHD; this is encoded by the coding sequence ATGAGCTCCTCCCCAGTCGTGAAAGGCCTAACCGACGAGGAGCACAAAACCCTCGAACCAGTTATCAATACTTACCACCAGTTCGAACCGGACCCAACCACTTGCACTTCTCTCGTAGCCCAAAGAATCGACGCTCCCGCCTCCGTGGTTTGGCCTCTCATCCGCAGCTTCGACAACCCACAACGCTACAAACACTTCGTCAAAAGCTGCCGGCGCGTGTCGGGCGACGGCGGCGTCGGGAGCATCCGGGAAGTTACTGTAATCTCCGGCATCCCAGCCTCCACCAGCACAGAGCGGCTCGAGTTTCTCGACGACGACCACCGTGTCCTGAGCTTTAGGGTTGTTGGTGGAGAGCACCGGCTTAACAACTACAAATCGGTGACGTCGGTCAACGAGTTCTTGAATCAAGATTCCGGAAGAGTCTACACGGTGGTTCTTGAATCCTACACGGTTGATGTTCCCGAGGGGAACACGGTAGAGGACACCAGAATGTTTGTGGACACTGTCGTCAAACTCAATCTTCAGAAACTCGGTGTTATCGCCACTGCTGCACCTACGCATGAttga
- the LOC106365125 gene encoding F-box/kelch-repeat protein At2g22050-like, with product MSPPPLMKVRKLSSFIAGKRLREDDNDPSSPSPLSWLPDELVFKCLLHVPKTYDLNLSYVSKTLRSLVRSPELLRLRSSLPKNSIYVYFREKKTLKPKQYWFTLRPIQSSKREIEYQLIPVSNFPSHPFMYNSSAVAVGSEIFFVGGLSEPSSDLWILDTRSGELAQGPSMKVARTCDSVVGVINGKIHMIGGCLNKKIQVEVYDPKKRSWTVGKGPDERFRLRLMTTQLTASLGWNIYSAETAKINVYKARQGGRLETVKMPSDVVWCMCVVADLLYVYYFREGLMWLDAKSKIWKRVVGVGCNDLKALDVKFHDAVMAEYNGKLAILWPEAEGIHLVKPKIRIRCALIALDWVGDGMRGRIEWSGTVAEMPDNYSFHKIFVVSG from the coding sequence atgtctcctcctcctctgaTGAAAGTCAGAAAACTATCTTCATTCATCGCCGGCAAGAGACTACGAGAAGATGATAATGATCCGTCGTCACCTTCACCACTTTCTTGGCTGCCCGACGAACTTGTTTTCAAGTGCTTACTCCACGTCCCAAAAACCTACGACCTAAACCTCTCTTACGTTTCCAAAACCCTAAGGTCTCTTGTTCGCTCTCCTGAGCTCCTCCGTTTGCGCTCTTCCCTCCCTAAAAACTCCATCTATGTCTACTTCCgcgaaaaaaaaactcttaaacCGAAACAATATTGGTTCACTCTCCGTCCGATTCAGAGCTCGAAACGGGAGATTGAGTATCAGTTGATTCCGGTTAGTAACTTCCCTTCTCATCCTTTTATGTACAACTCTTCAGCCGTAGCGGTTGGATCAGAGATATTCTTCGTTGGTGGATTATCCGAACCTTCTTCTGATCTTTGGATTCTTGATACTCGTTCGGGAGAGTTAGCTCAAGGACCAAGCATGAAGGTGGCTCGAACTTGTGACTCCGTTGTCGGAGTAATCAACgggaagatacacatgatcggAGGGTGCCTAAACAAGAAGATTCAAGTCGAGGTTTACGATCCAAAAAAGCGAAGCTGGACAGTAGGCAAGGGTCCTGACGAGAGGTTTCGACTCAGACTAATGACAACGCAGTTAACTGCGTCGCTCGGTTGGAATATTTATTCTGCTGAAACTGCGAAAATCAATGTGTACAAAGCGAGACAAGGTGGAAGACTGGAGACTGTGAAGATGCCGAGTGATGTTGTCTGGTGCATGTGCGTGGTCGCTGATTTGCTTTATGTTTACTATTTTCGTGAAGGGTTGATGTGGCTTGATGCAAAGAGTAAGATATGGAAAAGAGTAGTTGGTGTTGGCTGTAATGATTTGAAGGCACTTGATGTTAAGTTTCATGACGCTGTAATGGCGGAATATAATGGAAAGCTGGCGATTTTGTGGCCCGAGGCCGAGGGTATTCATTTAGTTAAGCCGAAGATAAGGATTAGGTGTGCGTTGATCGCGTTGGATTGGGTTGGAGATGGAATGCGTGGGAGGATTGAGTGGTCTGGCACCGTAGCCGAAATGCCAGATAATTAttcttttcataaaattttTGTTGTTTCTGGGTGA
- the LOC106368547 gene encoding protein EARLY FLOWERING 3 isoform X2, with protein MKRGKEEEKRLEPMFPRLHVKDAEKGGPRAPPRNKMALYEQLSIPSQRFTSSDRVGGSLPRNTSPLLPPGPSSNQGTDNFVTQMPLMENVRTSPAQHDHQRKIAREEDDFAVPVFINSRRPGRGKSGLKRGVGLAANSATEDMDLASTSDRVDDGRINNGVESHMEASEEEGHGNLNDEYCTSGGGGYTSLQQEINNEEEASDDNSMVDSVSSLDVSPDEVVGVLGQKRFWRARKAIAKEGHSYIVQGACRDSLWILYCVFLASACWNMSPVSVWYCQQRVFAVQLFELHRLIKVQRLIAASPDVLVDDMSYVGKVAAKSYPVKKLHLPSGFIVKPPLPQVIKHRSSDYSEKTDQHKMECSAENVVGRLPNQGQGHHHQQPSNYMMPFATNQPNANGCYYPPQPPPPSGGNQQWLIPVMSPSEGLIYKPHPGPGPGHTGLVCGGYYGHFMPAPMFMGGGGGQPPPFHPGMGFPSHGNGYFPPYGGIMMNPYYSGQQQQQQPNEQMNNNIQQQSSVNEATSQQQQQPTKSYPRAKKSRQEGISGKKKSFQPFSAVDDDDDDDNDKINNAAPPTEEMMTTTTTTTTTVTQTTRDGAGVTRVIKVVPHNANLASENAARIFRSIQEERKQYYP; from the exons atgaAGAGagggaaagaagaagagaagagattgGAACCGATGTTCCCTAGGCTACATGTGAAGGATGCAGAGAAAGGAGGGCCAAGAGCTCCTCCAAGAAACAAGATGGCTCTCTATGAGCAACTTAGCATCCCTTCTCAGAGGTTTACTAGTAGTGATCGTGTTGGGGGGTCTTTGCCCCGTAACACCTCCCCTTTGCTTCCTCCTGGACCATCATCTAACCAG GGAACTGATAACTTTGTCACGCAAATGCCCTTGATGGAAAATGTGCGGACTTCTCCAGCACAGCATGATCATCAGAGGAAAATAGCTAGAGAGGAAGATGATTTCGCTGTTCCAGTATTTATTAACTCTAGAAGACCTGGCAGAGGCAAGAGTGGCTTAAAGCGAGGTGTTGGCTTGGCAGCTAACTCAGCTACTGAGGATATGGATCTTGCATCGACTAGTGACCGAGTAGATGATGGACGCATTAATAATGGAGTTGAGTCTCACATGGAGGCATCGGAAGAAGAAGGTCATGGTAATCTTAATGATGAGTACTGTACAAGTGGAGGAGGAGGATACACCTCTCTGCAACAAGAGATAAATAATGAAGAGGAGGCGAGTGATGATAATTCGATGGTGGATTCTGTTTCCAGCTTAGATGTCTCTCCTGATGAGGTTGTGGGAGTTTTGGGTCAAAAACGTTTCTGGAGAGCAAGGAAAGCTATTGCCAA GGAGGGACATTCGTACATAGTGCAAGGTGCCTGCCGAGACAGTTTATGGATTTTATACTGTGTCTTCTTAGCATCTGCTTGTTGGAACATGTCCCCTGTCTCGGTTTGGTATTG TCAACAAAGAGTATTTGCTGTTCAACTGTTTGAGCTGCACAGGCTGATTAAG GTACAAAGACTAATTGCTGCATCACCGGATGTTTTGGTGGATGACATGAGTTATGTTGGAAAAGTTGCTGCTAAAAGCTATCCAGTGAAGAAGCTCCACCTTCCATCAGGGTTTATAGTAAAGCCTCCTCTACCACAGGTTATCAAACACAGAAGCAGCGACTACTCGGAGAAGACTGACCAACATAAAATGGAATGCTCAGCTGAGAACGTAGTTGGGAGGCTGCCAAACCAAGGTCAaggtcatcatcatcaacaaccTTCCAACTACATGATGCCTTTTGCGACCAACCAACCCAATGCAAATGGATGTTACTATCCCCCtcagcctcctcctccttcgGGAGGTAACCAGCAATGGTTGATCCCTGTAATGTCTCCTTCCGAAGGGCTGATATACAAGCCGCACCCAGGTCCAGGTCCGGGGCACACAGGGCTGGTCTGTGGAGGGTATTATGGTCATTTCATGCCTGCACCAATGTTCatgggtggtggtggtggtcagCCTCCTCCGTTTCACCCGGGCATGGGATTCCCATCTCATGGTAATGGCTACTTTCCTCCATATGGTGGTATCATGATGAACCCTTACTATTCcggacaacaacaacaacaacaacccaaTGAACAAATGAACAACAACATCCAACAACAGAGCTCAGTGAATGAAGCGActtcacaacaacaacaacagccaACGAAATCTTATCCTCGGGCTAAAAAGAGCAGGCAAGAGGGAATCTCTGGTAAGAAGAAGTCCTTTCAACCATTCTCAGcggttgatgatgatgatgatgatgataatgacaAGATCAACAATGCTGCACCACCTACTGAGGAAATGATGACGACAACCACAACCACGACAACAACTGTTACTCAGACAACGAGAGATGGAGCAGGAGTGACGAGAGTGATCAAGGTGGTTCCGCACAATGCCAATCTGGCGAGTGAGAACGCTGCAAGAATTTTCCGGTCAATACAAGAAGAGCGTAAACAGTACTACCCTTga
- the LOC106368547 gene encoding protein EARLY FLOWERING 3 isoform X1, protein MKRGKEEEKRLEPMFPRLHVKDAEKGGPRAPPRNKMALYEQLSIPSQRFTSSDRVGGSLPRNTSPLLPPGPSSNQGTDNFVTQMPLMENVRTSPAQHDHQRKIAREEDDFAVPVFINSRRPGRGKSGLKRGVGLAANSATEDMDLASTSDRVDDGRINNGVESHMEASEEEGHGNLNDEYCTSGGGGYTSLQQEINNEEEASDDNSMVDSVSSLDVSPDEVVGVLGQKRFWRARKAIANQQRVFAVQLFELHRLIKVQRLIAASPDVLVDDMSYVGKVAAKSYPVKKLHLPSGFIVKPPLPQVIKHRSSDYSEKTDQHKMECSAENVVGRLPNQGQGHHHQQPSNYMMPFATNQPNANGCYYPPQPPPPSGGNQQWLIPVMSPSEGLIYKPHPGPGPGHTGLVCGGYYGHFMPAPMFMGGGGGQPPPFHPGMGFPSHGNGYFPPYGGIMMNPYYSGQQQQQQPNEQMNNNIQQQSSVNEATSQQQQQPTKSYPRAKKSRQEGISGKKKSFQPFSAVDDDDDDDNDKINNAAPPTEEMMTTTTTTTTTVTQTTRDGAGVTRVIKVVPHNANLASENAARIFRSIQEERKQYYP, encoded by the exons atgaAGAGagggaaagaagaagagaagagattgGAACCGATGTTCCCTAGGCTACATGTGAAGGATGCAGAGAAAGGAGGGCCAAGAGCTCCTCCAAGAAACAAGATGGCTCTCTATGAGCAACTTAGCATCCCTTCTCAGAGGTTTACTAGTAGTGATCGTGTTGGGGGGTCTTTGCCCCGTAACACCTCCCCTTTGCTTCCTCCTGGACCATCATCTAACCAG GGAACTGATAACTTTGTCACGCAAATGCCCTTGATGGAAAATGTGCGGACTTCTCCAGCACAGCATGATCATCAGAGGAAAATAGCTAGAGAGGAAGATGATTTCGCTGTTCCAGTATTTATTAACTCTAGAAGACCTGGCAGAGGCAAGAGTGGCTTAAAGCGAGGTGTTGGCTTGGCAGCTAACTCAGCTACTGAGGATATGGATCTTGCATCGACTAGTGACCGAGTAGATGATGGACGCATTAATAATGGAGTTGAGTCTCACATGGAGGCATCGGAAGAAGAAGGTCATGGTAATCTTAATGATGAGTACTGTACAAGTGGAGGAGGAGGATACACCTCTCTGCAACAAGAGATAAATAATGAAGAGGAGGCGAGTGATGATAATTCGATGGTGGATTCTGTTTCCAGCTTAGATGTCTCTCCTGATGAGGTTGTGGGAGTTTTGGGTCAAAAACGTTTCTGGAGAGCAAGGAAAGCTATTGCCAA TCAACAAAGAGTATTTGCTGTTCAACTGTTTGAGCTGCACAGGCTGATTAAG GTACAAAGACTAATTGCTGCATCACCGGATGTTTTGGTGGATGACATGAGTTATGTTGGAAAAGTTGCTGCTAAAAGCTATCCAGTGAAGAAGCTCCACCTTCCATCAGGGTTTATAGTAAAGCCTCCTCTACCACAGGTTATCAAACACAGAAGCAGCGACTACTCGGAGAAGACTGACCAACATAAAATGGAATGCTCAGCTGAGAACGTAGTTGGGAGGCTGCCAAACCAAGGTCAaggtcatcatcatcaacaaccTTCCAACTACATGATGCCTTTTGCGACCAACCAACCCAATGCAAATGGATGTTACTATCCCCCtcagcctcctcctccttcgGGAGGTAACCAGCAATGGTTGATCCCTGTAATGTCTCCTTCCGAAGGGCTGATATACAAGCCGCACCCAGGTCCAGGTCCGGGGCACACAGGGCTGGTCTGTGGAGGGTATTATGGTCATTTCATGCCTGCACCAATGTTCatgggtggtggtggtggtcagCCTCCTCCGTTTCACCCGGGCATGGGATTCCCATCTCATGGTAATGGCTACTTTCCTCCATATGGTGGTATCATGATGAACCCTTACTATTCcggacaacaacaacaacaacaacccaaTGAACAAATGAACAACAACATCCAACAACAGAGCTCAGTGAATGAAGCGActtcacaacaacaacaacagccaACGAAATCTTATCCTCGGGCTAAAAAGAGCAGGCAAGAGGGAATCTCTGGTAAGAAGAAGTCCTTTCAACCATTCTCAGcggttgatgatgatgatgatgatgataatgacaAGATCAACAATGCTGCACCACCTACTGAGGAAATGATGACGACAACCACAACCACGACAACAACTGTTACTCAGACAACGAGAGATGGAGCAGGAGTGACGAGAGTGATCAAGGTGGTTCCGCACAATGCCAATCTGGCGAGTGAGAACGCTGCAAGAATTTTCCGGTCAATACAAGAAGAGCGTAAACAGTACTACCCTTga
- the LOC106368548 gene encoding vacuolar-processing enzyme alpha-isozyme — MTAVFTVVVSFLALFLSLVVVSGDVIRLPSQASKFFRPTEDDVGDDSSAGTKWAVLVAGSRGYWNYRHQADVCHAYQLLRKGGVKEENIVVFMYDDIAKNKENPRPGIIINSPNGNDVYNGIPKDYTGDDVNVDNLFAVILGNKTALKGGSGKVVDSGPDDHIFIYYSDHGGPGVLGMPTSPALYANDLNDVLKKKHASGTYKSLVFYLEACESGSIFEGLLPEGLNIYATTAANAEESSWGTYCPGEDTSVPSEFETCLGDLYSVAWLEDSDKHNLQTESLHQQYELVKKRTAATGSTYGSHVMEFGDIGLLGKEKLVLYLGTNPDNENATFADENSLRPLSGGVTNQRDADLVHFWEKYKKAPEGSSRKAEAQKQVLEAMSHRLHVDNSVLLIGKLLFGISEGPAVLNKVRPGGKPLVDDWECLKTLVRAFEKHCGSLSQYGLKHMRSIANICNAGIQMEQMEEAAIQACPTIPTGPWSSLHQGFSA; from the exons atgacTGCCGTCTTCACCGTCGTCGTTTCCTTTCTAGCCCTCTTCCTCTCGCTAGTCGTCGTTTCCGGTGACGTCATCAGACTACCTTCGCAAGCTTCTAAGTTCTTCCGCCCAACAGAAGACGACGTCGGCGATGATTCTTCCGCCGGTACTAAGTGGGCCGTTCTCGTCGCCGGGTCTAGAGGATACTGGAACTACAGGCATCAG GCGGATGTTTGTCATGCTTATCAGCTGCTGAGGAAAGGTGGAGTGAAAGAAGAGAATATAGTGGTGTTCATGTATGATGACATcgcaaagaacaaagagaaccCAAGACCTGGAATCATTATCAACAGTCCTAATGGAAATGATGTTTATAATGGAATTCccaag GATTACACTGGAGATGATGTTAACGTTGATAATTTGTTTGCTGTAATTCTTGGAAATAAAACAGCTCTTAAAGGAGGAAGTGGTAAGGTTGTAGACAGTGGTCCAGACGATCATATCTTCATATACTATAGTGATCATGGTGGCCCCGGAGTACTTG ggATGCCAACTTCTCCGGCTCTATATGCAAACGATCTAAACGATGTACTGAAGAAAAAACATGCTTCTGGAACATATAAGAGCTTG GTGTTTTATCTAGAGGCATGTGAATCTGGAAGCATATTCGAAGGTCTTTTACCAGAAGGTTTAAACATTTACGCGACAACAGCAGCGAATGCAGAAGAAAGTAGTTGGGGTACTTATTGTCCTGGAGAGGATACTAGTGTACCGTCCGAGTTTGAGACCTGTTTAGGTGACTTATACAGTGTTGCTTGGTTGGAAGATAG tgATAAACACAATTTACAGACAGAGAGTTTGCACCAGCAATATGAACTG GTGAAGAAGAGGACTGCAGCTACTGGTTCGACATATGGTTCTCATGTCATGGAGTTTGGAGATATAGGACTACTAGGCAAGGAGAAACTCGTCCTTTACTTGGGCACAAACCCAGACAATGAAAACGCCACCTTTGCGGATGAAAATTCACTCCGGCCACTTTCAGGAGGAGTTACAAACCAGCGTGATGCGGACCTTGTACATTTCTGGGAGAAG TATAAAAAGGCACCAGAAGGTAGCTCAAGAAAAGCCGAAGCTCAGAAGCAAGTCCTTGAAGCAATGTCTCACAGACTCCATGTCGACAATAGCGTTCTGTTAATTGGGAAACTCTTGTTTGGCATTTCAGAAGGTCCTGCGGTGCTAAACAAAGTAAGGCCTGGTGGAAAACCGCTTGTCGATGACTGGGAGTGCCTTAAAACACTG GTGAGAGCTTTTGAGAAGCACTGTGGATCATTGTCTCAGTACGGATTGAAGCACATGAGGTCCATTGCAAACATATGCAACGCTGGGATTCAGATGGAACAGATGGAGGAGGCAGCAATCCAGGCTTGTCCCACTATCCCTACCGGTCCTTGGAGCTCCCTTCACCAAGGATTCAGTGCTTGA
- the LOC106368546 gene encoding far upstream element-binding protein 1 — translation MADDESHYSSSDSFSTKRKYDDETPRRPTGFSSGPIPSPSPDPSAAPPPSSYNSVPPPIDEIQIAKQKAQEIAARLLSSAEAKRPRVDNNNNGSSYDYGDKGFSSSYPGEGKAAPTSIPVSYGSFTGSTKKIDIPNMRVGVIIGKGGETIKSLQLQSGAKIQVTRDMDADTSAATRTVDLTGTPDQISRAEELINQVLQEAESGGTVGSGGGGSRRMGGADQFVMKIPNNKVGLVIGKGGETIKSMQAQTGARIQVIPLHLPPGDPTPERTLQIDGTTDQIEHAKQLVNEIISGENRMRNSSMGGGYPQQGYQSRPPSSWAPSGAPPPQQPGYGYMQPGTYPGPPQYGQSPYASYPQQTSAGYSSTWDQSSVPPSQQGEYDYYGQQQPQAPNSGGSSAPPTDTTGYSYYQHGSGYGQAGQGYQQGGYGAYNASGYGQAGYDQQQGGYGTTTNPGQEEDTAQGAPQSSAQSGQAVYGTAGEQPTQGSTGQAGYGATPTTQAGGYSSQPPTAYSSGYGAPPPAGKPPAYAQNQQSPGAPGSYGGQSGYAQPAGSGYGQPPAYGYGQAPQGYGSYGGYTQAPAGGGYSSDGSAGAAPGGAGSGTPASQSAPPAGPPKASPKSS, via the exons ATGGCCGACGACGAATCTCACTACTCCTCCTCCGACTCTTTCTCCACCAAACGCAAGTACGACGACGAAACCCCCCGGAGACCCACCGGCTTCTCCTCCGGCCCGATCCCATCCCCTTCGCCAGACCCCTCCGCCGCTCCTCCCCCGTCTTCCTACAACAGCGTCCCCCCTCCTATCGACGAAATCCAGATCGCCAAGCAAAAAGCGCAAGAGATCGCCGCTCGCCTCCTCAGCAGCGCCGAGGCGAAACGTCCCCGCgtcgacaacaacaacaacggcTCTTCTTATGATTACGGCGACAAAGGCTTTAGCTCCTCTTACCCTGGTG AGGGTAAGGCCGCTCCAACTTCGATACCTGTGTCGTACGGTAGCTTTACGGGATCCACGAAGAAGATTGATATTCCGAATATGAGAGTTGGTGTTATCATTGGCAAAGGCGGAGAGACGATTAAGTCTCTTCAGCTTCAGTCTGGAGCCAAGATTCAGGTTACTAGAGATATGGATGCGGACACTAGTGCCGCCACGAGGACTGTTGATCTTACTGGCACGCCGGATCAGATCTCTAGGGCGGAGGAGTTGATCAATCAAGTCCTTCAAGAA GCTGAGTCAGGTGGTACTGTTGGTTCTGGTGGTGGAGGGTCTCGGAGGATGGGTGGAGCTGATCAGTTTGTTATGAAAATCCCCAATAATAAG GTTGGTCTTGTGATTGGTAAAGGAGGTGAAACTATCAAGTCTATGCAAGCTCAGACTGGTGCTCGAATTCAG gTTATTCCTTTGCATTTGCCCCCTGGAGATCCAACGCCTGAAAGAACTTTGCAGATTGATGGGACCACCGATCAGATTGAGCATGCTAAACAATTAGTTAATGAAATCATCAGTGGCGAG AACCGTATGAGAAACTCATCAATGGGTGGAGGCTATCCACAACAAGGATACCAATCCCGCCCGCCATCAAGCTGGGCACCATCTGGTGCTCCGCCACCACAACAACCTGGCTACGGTTACATGCAACCGGGCACATATCCTGGTCCACCTCAGTACGGTCAATCACCTTACGCAAGTTACCCTCAACAAACTTCCGCTGGCTACTCCTCTACCTGGGATCAATCCTCTGTGCCACCATCCCAGCAGGGCGAGTATGATTATTACGGTCAGCAACAGCCCCAGGCCCCAAACAGTGGTGGAAGCTCAGCCCCACCGACAGACACCACAGGGTACAGTTACTACCAGCATGGGTCTGGTTATGGCCAAGCTGGTCAGGGATACCAGCAAGGTGGGTACGGAGCTTACAACGCCTCGGGATATGGCCAAGCTGGGTATGACCAGCAACAGGGTGGTTATGGCACCACCACTAATCCGGGTCAAGAGGAAGATACAGCCCAAGGCGCTCCACAATCGTCGGCTCAGTCTGGACAAGCTGTGTATGGAACAGCTGGTGAACAGCCTACTCAAGGTAGTACTGGTCAAGCAGGGTATGGAGCTACTCCAACTACTCAGGCTGGTGGTTACAGCAGCCAGCCTCCAACGGCTTACAGTTCTGGATATGGAGCACCACCACCTGCTGGAAAACCACCGGCTTATGCTCAGAACCAGCAGTCTCCTGGCGCTCCTGGGAGCTATGGTGGTCAGTCTGGGTATGCGCAACCAGCTGGGTCGGGTTATGGACAGCCTCCAGCATATGGGTATGGTCAAGCACCTCAGGGATATGGGTCATATGGAGGATACACACAAGCTCCTGCTGGTGGTGGTTACTCTTCTGATGGGTCTGCTGGAGCTGCTCCTGGTGGTGCTGGTAGTGGTACACCGGCTTCCCAGAGTGCCCCACCAGCTGGACCGCCTAAGGCATCCCCAAAGAGTTCATAA
- the LOC106368549 gene encoding lachrymatory-factor synthase, whose translation MDKASSPEKWQAKVSVTLTKAKPNQIWLLFTDFFNFNKWLQTLTTCHGVHGINGELGCVRFCSGSSIRSNGVEPTVGWSREKLVAVDPVERVMRYEIVESNIGFESYVSTVRILPRDEEGCVIEWGFTVDPVGGWSLDDLVKKYEKALGIIAKNMEEALTRTVLFQKL comes from the coding sequence ATGGACAAAGCTTCAAGCCCGGAAAAATGGCAAGCCAAAGTGTCAGTTACGCTCACAAAAGCAAAGCCTAACCAAATCTGGCTTCTCTTCACCGATTTCTTCAATTTCAACAAGTGGCTCCAAACGCTCACCACGTGTCACGGTGTCCACGGCATCAACGGTGAACTCGGCTGCGTCAGATTCTGTTCCGGCTCCTCCATACGGTCCAACGGCGTAGAACCCACCGTGGGATGGTCTAGGGAGAAGCTGGTGGCCGTTGATCCCGTGGAGCGAGTGATGAGATACGAGATAGTGGAAAGTAACATTGGATTCGAGTCATATGTCTCGACGGTGAGGATATTGCCACGTGATGAAGAAGGTTGTGTGATTGAGTGGGGTTTCACCGTTGATCCCGTAGGAGGATGGTCTCTAGATGATCTGGTGAAGAAGTATGAGAAAGCACTAGGAATAATCGCCAAGAACATGGAAGAGGCTTTGACAAGAACAGTCTTATTTCAAAAGTTGTAG